One segment of Marinobacter sediminum DNA contains the following:
- a CDS encoding 3-oxoacid CoA-transferase subunit B: MSAAERILGRAVNEITPGSIVNLGIGLPTQVIRYLPDDFDVQIHSENGILGAWKQSPPEEMDPFLIDAAGAYVSLREGASLFDSAVSFAMIRRARLDLTMIGAFEVDEHGNLANWKIPGKFSPGIGGAMELAQKTRRIVVLTTHTDKHGRPKILKNCRLPLTAEACVNRIVSDLAVMDITPQGLVVREKLVQISNADLQAKTEAELTFATGEAES; encoded by the coding sequence ATGTCCGCCGCTGAACGCATTTTGGGCCGGGCGGTGAATGAAATCACCCCGGGCAGCATTGTTAATCTGGGTATTGGTTTGCCAACGCAGGTTATCCGTTACCTTCCGGACGACTTCGATGTACAGATCCATTCGGAGAACGGCATTCTCGGTGCCTGGAAGCAGAGTCCACCAGAGGAAATGGACCCCTTCCTCATTGATGCTGCCGGCGCCTATGTTTCCCTTCGCGAGGGGGCCAGTCTGTTCGACAGTGCTGTCTCTTTCGCCATGATTCGTCGCGCTCGCCTGGATTTGACCATGATTGGCGCCTTCGAAGTCGACGAGCACGGCAACCTTGCCAACTGGAAAATTCCGGGCAAATTTTCGCCAGGGATTGGTGGTGCCATGGAGCTGGCACAAAAGACACGGCGCATCGTCGTGCTGACGACCCATACTGATAAACACGGTCGACCCAAGATCCTTAAAAATTGCCGATTACCTTTGACGGCTGAAGCCTGCGTTAACCGCATAGTGTCCGACCTCGCTGTGATGGACATTACTCCGCAAGGCCTGGTGGTGCGTGAAAAACTGGTCCAGATCAGTAACGCTGATTTGCAGGCCAAGACCGAAGCGGAGCTGACGTTTGCCACCGGAGAGGCAGAGTCATGA